A genomic segment from Comamonas terrigena NBRC 13299 encodes:
- a CDS encoding aldo/keto reductase — translation MEQRKLGDKGKLSSAIGLGCMGMSEFYGESNDADSLRVLARALEVGVTHFDTADTYGFGRNEQLLGQFVAHLGKAQRDQIVLATKFGIVRSEGKYERRIDNSPAYIRQACEASLKRLGVERIDLYYCHRRDLSVPIEEVVSSMAALVAAGKVAAIGLSEVSPQTLRRAHAIHPIAAIQSEYSLWSREPEHAMLDTCAELGTTFVAYSPLGRSFLAGPVNVDELASNDFRRSNPKFNGDAGAQNQQLVSELTEFSSRYGLKNSQVALAWILNKHQNVIPIPGTRRVSYLESNVSASSVTLTSKQIQELDEMFAPGRVAGERYPEAGFTGIESE, via the coding sequence ATGGAGCAGCGCAAACTGGGAGACAAGGGAAAGCTCTCTTCAGCCATAGGCCTGGGCTGCATGGGAATGAGCGAGTTCTATGGAGAAAGCAACGACGCAGATTCGCTTCGAGTCCTGGCGCGAGCACTGGAGGTCGGCGTCACCCACTTCGACACCGCAGACACCTACGGCTTTGGCCGCAACGAACAACTCCTCGGTCAGTTTGTTGCTCACCTTGGCAAAGCACAGCGCGACCAAATAGTCCTTGCCACCAAATTCGGGATTGTTCGCTCTGAAGGGAAGTATGAGCGCCGCATCGACAACTCGCCTGCATACATTCGGCAGGCCTGTGAAGCGTCGCTGAAGCGGCTCGGCGTCGAAAGAATCGACCTGTACTACTGCCATCGGCGAGACCTCTCTGTTCCCATTGAGGAAGTCGTGTCCTCCATGGCCGCCCTGGTCGCCGCAGGAAAGGTCGCTGCAATCGGCCTGTCGGAAGTTTCCCCGCAAACGCTCAGGCGGGCCCATGCCATCCACCCCATTGCAGCCATTCAGAGTGAATACTCTCTCTGGAGCCGAGAGCCTGAGCACGCGATGCTGGACACCTGCGCCGAATTAGGAACGACCTTTGTTGCCTATAGTCCCCTTGGCCGCTCTTTTCTTGCCGGACCAGTCAATGTGGACGAACTGGCGTCGAATGATTTCAGGCGTTCCAACCCGAAATTCAACGGCGATGCTGGGGCACAGAACCAGCAACTCGTCAGCGAGCTGACGGAGTTCTCTTCACGCTATGGGCTGAAAAACTCCCAAGTTGCCTTGGCGTGGATTTTGAACAAGCACCAGAACGTCATTCCAATTCCTGGTACGCGACGGGTGAGCTATCTGGAGAGCAATGTCAGCGCTTCCAGCGTGACACTCACCTCAAAGCAAATTCAAGAACTCGATGAGATGTTCGCACCAGGGCGTGTGGCTGGCGAACGCTACCCTGAGGCGGGCTTCACCGGAATCGAAAGCGAGTGA